One Pelmatolapia mariae isolate MD_Pm_ZW linkage group LG1, Pm_UMD_F_2, whole genome shotgun sequence genomic window, CACCTGGTTCAACATTTCTTTCCCCCAGAAACCAACGGAGCAGAGTAAGTTGAAGGATGTTAAGCTCATTCCCTTTAAAATCCGTCTATAGCAATTAATTAATCctgaaaaatcaacatttaaatgcatatatagagatatatacaGTGGAAAGTATTAGGTCTTTTCATGTAATCCAAAACTGATAAAGCAGACCTTTTGCCCATTAACCTACCTACTCTGAAATTTGTGAAAGTGAaacttgttttggtttgttaaaAATCAAGAACTGAAATCAGCTCTTACCAAAGTGTTTAAACCCTTTGCTGTTGCATTCAACATTTTGGTCAGGTGCATCCTGtttgctttaattatttttGACACGTGTCTACAACATGACTGTGGAAACCTAAATGATTTGAGCACAGCTTACCAAGGCATGTGCCTGTAAAGAAAGTCTAACAAATCATATTGTATTAAGGCCCAAAGTCCATTAAACTCTCTAAAAACTGACCATAAAACTGTGGTCAAGAACACGATTTCTGAGGTTTTGAGTGTTCCCAAAAGTGCATTGTACTCAGTAGATTAACATCTCTAGAAGATATTTACCAGAAGTTACCTTGCCATCCAACCAAAATAAGTGATCAAGCAAGAAAGGTCTGCTCTGACTGAACTTCAGAGGTCCTCAAGTTGTTGTGAAAACCTGCTGGAAGGACAGCCAACTTACTGGTCAAATGATCCACACACTTAACTCCCTGGGCAGACCACTATTTCTGACTAATACCAGGCACTCCTTATTATCTTGCTGAAGGCAAGTGAATCAGGATGCTTGCATACTATTGGGGTCTTTCTCCACAGAAGGGACATGAAGACAGAGGGATGTAAAGATTTCAGAAAGGGATCATGAAGATAACCTGCTTCAAATTGCACACAacctgaaaacacagaaatagcCTGAGCTAGAAAAAACCTGCCTAGAAGAATAAATCTAGAGAAATGTCTATGAAGATCTGAACCTGCAAATGCTGCTAAATGGACTTCCACAGAGGACTTAATGTTGCATCTAAATAATGTTTTAGAACAAATGGTAGACTTGTACTTTTGCTTATTAAGGTGTATTGGCCTTCGGTCCCTTTTAAAATGTGTCACTGAGTGCTTCTTTCTTCTCTGCAGCTTTTTTAAGGGTCTTCCGGTCAACTGTGCTTCTCTTTCTGAGGAGCTGAAGCAAGGTATTGGTCTGGAACCCATGCCAAAGGGAATAAACTACATAATTAGTACTAAGGTATTCACTCATATTTACCCACAGAAGCAATTACTCCAACTTTGTATTATAGGCTTACTttaaacagcagctgaaagatATAGAGGTTTTAGATTTAAATGATCCATCTACGCTGCACAAAACTGCAGTGATGTGTCTGCTGTAGGATTGCAAGAAGGTTCAGATGTGTCTATGCAGTACCTTTCAACATGCTGTTACGAAACATTGTCTTGCATTGGTCCATTTAACTAGGGCACTGAAAGAGCACGAGAGTTATCTGAACCTTTGACCAGTGAGTGCTTCATTTGAAAAGCTAACGTTTCCAAGGAGAAagaataaatgtataaatttgAAGCTGTGAACACTAGATGCACATAATTAATCTGTTGTTTCATCTTCTTGTATTGTCTTCAAGGCTGGACCAGGCCCGCGTGTTGTAGAGGATCCCACTCAGCACCTGCTTTCATCTGATGGTTTTCCCAAGAAAATGATGTGATTTCCTCCTGCAGCCCTAAAGGAGCGAGTTCTACTGAGCAATAGGAAAGCCAATGTGACTTAGTCGCATACAACTTTTATCGCAGCAATACCAGACACCTTCCTCACAACACCGGAAGATGTTACGTCTccctttaaatattaaattgtCCTGTTTGGTCTCGTTTCATATCATCATTACTCCTTTGTGCTCTTTCATAGCTTTAATCAtttctgtgtgtctgcaggTAGATAAACACTGATACTGCCTTGACTCTCTGGTAGTAAATAAGTGGAAACTCTTGCAGTGAGCAATGCACTGAGTCATAAATACAGATCGGACTGCAGACTGGAGCTGACCCATTGTTCTCTGACCTGTCTGATCAAATCATTGTgtgtacagttttttgtttcttcttgttaatcACCATTTCCGATCAACAGTGCATATTTAATTCATGTCAATTTTATGgcacacaataaaatatattttggtcaacatttcatttgttgtttgtgatttttgtcaTTCCATCATCCGATTCTCATCCagatgaaaaaataattctCTATTCAATCTCAGAACTTTAAAAGATTGACTCATAATTCTGGTACAGAAGCAGCAGAAAGGACAGCAAATaatagaaaaggaaaaaaaaaactgacaaattCCGGTAACCTAACAATCACCGCCACAGTCAACAATCACAGTGTGAATATCTTGGAATAAAGTCggtctttcttttccttgtgTTACCTGCCAGGAGTTTTCGGTTCTTCCTCTTTCGCTGTAGCGCTGCATTTTTTTCGGAAATGACGCTTAAAACGGGGATTGGCTAAGGCAGAACAAGCCTCGCCCCTGACCTGCCCACCTGCACCCCTCAAATCTCGTAAATACATTTTCTTCCTTGTAGAAACCATTATCACCGTCGGTAATCCACGCCGGAGGAGCTCCAGGAGGTTGCAGAGGTGCTGTTAGGTTAACATAATGGGGAAGATTGAGTGGGCGATGTGGGCTAATGAGCAGGCTTTGGCGTCGGGTCTAAGTGAGTATgaaaactttattattatggagggaaaaggggagggggggcgGTATTTAGCATGTTTCTTATTGCCTTATTCGGTTACATTTAATTCAAACAGAATATTTTCAAAGGGAATTATACTTTTAGCCTCTTGTCTAGTTCATTTACAGAGTATTTCTGACAGCATAATAAAGCACAGTTTACCATCTctttgtttgcagtctgctggaGTGTATTATTTTAATCTTATcttcctgttttcttctttcagttcTCCTCACAGGAGGAATCGTAGGCGTTGCTGGACAGTTCAGAGGGTGGCAGTTTGCTGCTTATGCAGTGTAtcctttattttcagttgtattttttaattgtgtCTGGATTTTTGGCTTATTAAGCTTTTTCTGTgttgtaaaaataataacatgcTAAATAACTTAACATAAAGTGCAGATACATACAGGAATGCATACAGGAAGCTGAAATACTTATAACAAGTAAATACATTATAGGCTACACAGCTAAAACTAGAGCCTTTGGCATTCTGGTCTGTAGTGACATGATAGAACAGATGATGTGATTCATCTGTCCTCCACTACATCTTAAACAGGCTCTGTTGGATTGAGGTGTggtttgtgtgtgattgtggaggccattttaagttcaagaaaccagtctgAGACCGCGTAGTGCACTGCCCAAGTGAAATGAGCAATTACACTGTAGTCATGCAGGGACACATATGCTCGTCAACAATACTCAGAAAGGCTGTTACATTCAAATTATACTGAAACAGTAACGATTCTTTAATTGCTATGCCAAATTTTGACCCCACCATCTAAATGCTGCAGAAAGAGGGTCATCGCCAATcaaccaggcaacatttttttccaaCCATGCATGTCCACTCATGGGCCCACTGTGTGCTCtgtttccttttcttagctGCACAAATGGCAGCCTCTGTGGTCTAAAGCTGCTGATGACCATTTgctttttttgacagattttgtGCTCAGAGATCCTTCTCTGCACAACATgtcattttagtttttattgcattgctgctcaatcagtTTAGCCATTCCTCTCCTATCTTTTCCATCAGGAAGTGTTTTCGCAGCTCAGTGGGtgaattttctttctctctaagGCTTATTTAAAGTTATTAATATATATCAAAATGCATTTTGTTCCTACCTCATTAGTGACTGAATTGGTGTTTTTATTGACAAGCAGTTGAACAAGTGTTATTAATACAATAACTGTCAAATGTATATGATGCATCACACAGTATGTTAAGCACAATTATGCAGCAAGTTAACATCAAACCTGACCAAATGTTCTAGTATTATGGATTTAACCGATGCTGTGCTTAACAATGTTCACACTGACATGCAAGaacattatttctttttattcattaatgGCAAAAATACAACATGGGAAAGTACTTTCTTTTCCCCCAGTAGCTATTCTTACGAAATAATGAACATATTCTCTTTTGTATTAGAAACAATGCTCTCATTCATTATTGTCTTTGCCTGCTGAACCTGCTCAGCGTCACCAGTGTTTATCTCAATTTCACTTCTCAGACTTATCTCAGTGAGCATTCTTATCTGACTTCTTTTGGTCCTGTTGACTTAGTGCACTGTGTTTACTGATGATGATatattgtttctgtttttatgtctGTGTGACACTTTGCATGCAAATAAAGaacattattttaaagaaaacaccTTGACAGATAACTAGTGCTGCtggggtgtttgtgtgtctactTGAGTATCCCAGAAGCAAGAGGGCCAAGGGCACAAGCGTCGAGAGAACGTAAGCAAACACTATTCATTTGGATGTGTGCTGGACTTTAATGGACAAGTTCTACGTTGCTCATCGTTGTGTCTTAATTTCCCTCAGGGGCCAGTActgcttcactgtgtgtgtaaaagcattTGGACCGCTGACCAGGAACTACTATGTCAGGGCATTTTTACATGCTGCGTGAGTTCCTTATCTCAGCTGCTAACTTTGCCAAACAGCATTGCTGTCACTGTCGATTAGTCAAGGATTATGACTtggtttattttgtcttttgtcatCAAAatccctttgtttttgtttttttccctcagcATCTGTGTACCTGGAGGTTTTATGCTTGCCACTGTTCTCGGATGTGTCTGCCTTGGCATTGCCAGCCTCATCTACCTTGCAGTAAGTTTGCAGTTTTTAacccatttatttttcttttgtccaGCAAGTTAAATAACTTTTTGATAAAGTTGTTAACTGAAGCAGGAACTGGCCAGTTAGTGGAAACAAGGAAATAGCAACAAGGAAGAGGTTGTTTCGTTACTGGCACCTCTGTTGAAAGATGGCCGTGTAGTTATGAAATCTGAACAGTTAGGGGTGTGACTGAATTCCTCAACACCTCTGTGGATCTCTGTGGAAGCTtgcactgtttatttttatattttctaaacTACTGTGAGTGTCAAAGATAAGGACCAGTAATAATAATCTTCCTAATTTTCAGACTTGAACAGTAACTTTCAGTCATGCTTAACTTAATCATCCACAAGCCAGTCATTGTTGATTTGTCATCTTCTTGCTTTGTAGGCCGCTATACGAGGCGAGCATTGGGAGCCCATTCTTCCACGGAAGGAGACCCGAAAACCAGTTGGAGAGAGCATCAAGAATCCTCCTCAGAATCCACCACCAAGACCTCCTCCAGAGATGCGCAGGAAACAAGCAGGCGACCTTGAAAAATCAGCCTATGACAACCCCATGTCTGTTACTGATGATGAATAAGCAGTATAGCTTCAATCCATAACCAGTTACAGTTTACTGGATTGTGTAACTCTGGATGAACAAAGTTTTTCTGAAGTTTAGTGTTTCTATTGGCCGGACAACAAGTTAGACACACACCTCCTTACCTCAACTTGGAGAAAAATGGGAGGAGAAAATGAAGGAAATAATTTGTTCAATGAAGAAAGAACAATCAGACAACAGAAtataaatgtaaacactgtAGCTCCTAAGTGTCATCCGCTAGCAAATATTGTCAATTTGTTTTAAGTTGTTCTGCATCCAAAATAATTACACTGTGTTTTTAACCCTTTACGTATTTCTTAAAAAGCAGCTCATCCCAATGCTGTTTAATAGGAATAAATGGACCTCCTGTTCTTGACTGTATCTGGCTGATATTAAGCcatttattaaactttttgCTAGCATTTTCACTGTGTTGTAAATAAACTCCTTTTGCCCTTTGACTCATTATGTGTTGTAGGCGTGTTCTTTAAATCTCTATTCTACAAGGTTTCTGTGGTAAATTATTTTAAGCAATGCAACTTCCCCATTTCGCAAATGGACACAATTTCAATATGTCAGAATTTCCCTTTCTtgtctcagctgtttctttcttcttctgcatTTTTGTCATACTGCCATCAATTGTTGGcttacaatggaaaaaaaatcttaggaTCATTCATTTGGTTTAGGTGCTGGTTGTCAGACAAGTTCTGCGTGTTTATGTATTGTATTATGTCTTTTGTTACCCctcaagtttgtgtgtgtgtgtgtgtgtgtgtgtgtgtgtgtgtgtgtgtgtgtcacagctgACCTGTCAGGCAGCTGGTTATCGCTATACATAGACATCTGCTTATGAATAATGCATACTGTCAGATGATAATCCATAGGTTTTGTGGATTCTGTGTGGAAACCACAGTAGTACAGTGGTTCTTCTTCATTTTAGTTTGGGGCCTAGCACCAATGTACAGTGTTTGATCtatttaaaagcattttaatgtATATGTTGTATACGAtcgttttttaaaataatcatcaAGACAATATGATTCATATTCAATTTAATTTCCTTAAATCTGCGTATTTTTCACGTTTTTTATGCTGGTAGAAAAGTTGTCTGTCTTGTTTATAAAGTAGGTTAATTCTGCCACCTCCTGTTCAACGAGAGAACTacaaacagactgcagtgagaAGTTGTGCTGCATTAGATGTTGATTCAAAGGCAAAGTAAGACTAGCTATGAAGTCAGTTTCGTTGattcatttgttatttttcaaataattcaaaagaaattATAAAACAACTGAGCTTAATTGTAATGTTcatgatttttctttaaataatgaaataagtGTGGAAAATCTATAGAAACACATAACTTAACAAATCTAGCGTCTTTAATTGCGCAAGTTATTTAAATTGCATGGCTTTTAATGACTTGGGTTGTGTATTCCCTAGTAGACATATTTATCTTGCTCTCCCATCCTCTGTCTTGCTAGTTTGACAATTTATTGCCTGCCTGTTCCTGTTCTTACGTACTTTGCGTAGTGACcgttttatatttattgttgcaATTCCTCATCTATCCTATGGATGGCAGTAACACACGGAGAAGCGCAGAAACATTTCgatgaagaagaaaaggaacCCAATGGAATTCGTCCTCAGTTCATTAGTCTGCTGTGTCTGTCTGCTAGCAAAACAACAGTTTTAGTCGTTAATATTCAAGTGTATGTACCTCATGAGTATCAGAGAATGTCTACCCGGGCTCTTCGAAGGCTTAAAGGGAAACAGCGAGGCCAGGAGGCGTTAGATTTGGGGGATCTAACTTTGGGTGACACCCCGGAGGAGCAGGCTGAGGCTGAGGCTGAAGAGGAGCAGTTGGACACGGCTAACGTTTCTCCTTCCAACAAGAAAAGTGACGGCCgaaaggcaaagaaaagcaaGGCTCAGAAAaatttcagcaacatttacgAGTTGGTAAGGTGACGGTGTAATCCACCAACTCGTGCTTATGAAGTTAGCATAAAGTTAGTGTCTTAATGGCAGCTGTTTACGGCTAGCTCTCTCTGGACTAGCCGTGTGACATGATGCCCAGCTGGCTGTCGCTTTAGAAAATCGTCCAAATGTAGGCTCTGTCTATACCATCAGAAAGAACACCGCCAGAAAAGGTCTGGTATTTGTTTTCAGCGCGTCACTATTCTTTTAAAACTTACCTTTAAATTGCCCTGTACGGCTGATTGCACATGGACCGACAATCGACAGCTGTCGGTGTGATTCCTCATCAACACGAACATAATCCTAGTGGGTTGGGAGTCGTACAGGCGCTGCCTTTTGTACTTACTTCTACTTATTGTGAGACTGTGTTTAATATAACTAACTGAAAcctacagtgctgtgaaaaagtatctGATCCCTTCGTGATTCCCCCCCTATTTGTCACACTAACATGTTTTTGGAAACTTTGGTTTAATTTTACTTGCGACAACCAGGTTTGATTACTGtcagacctgttgaatcaatAAATCACTTCAATGAAACTGAACCTGTCAGACAAAGTGTAGTAGGTAGGTTAAAAGATCTCAAAACGCATCACAGTGTGCTACCATCTAAAGAAACTAAAGAACAGATGAGAAACAAAGGTGGAAAGGTCTTACCAAGCCCTCTTAAGGCCACAGTAAGTGTCATTATTCATAGGTTAAGAAAACCTGCCACAGTGGTGAACTTCCCCTGGAGTGACTGGCCTACAAAAATCACTCCATCAGTAACTCATCCAGGAGGCCACAAAAGAGCCCAGAACatcatctaaagaactgcaggccccCACTTGCCTCAGTctgagatgctttggcatgaccttaaataGGCCAGTAATGCTTGAAAACCCTGAATTATAACCACACTAGAAGAATTATTCCATGgcaatgtgaaagactcattccCAGTTTGTGGTTGTTAAAGTTATTAAATTTAGGGCTAATTACTTTTTCATGGGACAATAAATTGTCTTAACTTAAGGCCATGAAGGAAAAATATTTCTGTCACAGTGTCACCAGCATTAAagggtttcttttgtttgtttgtttttaattttcagctCATTTCATATCAATACTGTTTACAtggatcagtttatttaaattctcCATTGATCAGAATAGAACTAAAAATATGAACTCCTCCCACAATTTAAGCCACAATTCACCCACAAGCTGTGGTTAAAATGTCATcttaatggtaaatggcctgtatttatatagcgcttttaatAGTCCTAAGGacaccaaagcgctttacatatccagtcatccacccattcacacactggtgatggcaagctacattgtagccacagccaccctggggcgcactgacagaggcgaggctgccggacactggcgccaccgggccctctgaccaccaccagtaggcaacgggtgaagtgtcttgcccaaggacacaacgaccgaaactgtccaagccggggctcgaaccggcaaccttccgattacaaggcgaactcccaactcttgagccacgatcgccaaTATACCTTCTCAACAGGAACACAGATTTTTCGTGTATTAGATATTGTTTGTGTTGGAGTTGTAGCTGTGCCATGTTGTGATGGGATGCTTTCAGAGCTTTCAGTGCCAATGTCCTATTTTTACCAGATCGGTAGTGCAGACATCGAAGGAGAAAAAATTTCAGCTGATGAAGAGGCAGAGAAACCAAACAGAACCAAAACGAGCGACCCAGCAAAGAATGACAATAGAGACACCGTTAACCTGGATCAAAAGTACGAGGAAGAGTCGGCCAaggtaaaatgaaaacaaagcaacagTGATGCATTTCTGCAGTCTTCTAGGTCTGTGGAAATCTGATCTTATTGTGCATCTTCTCTTTAACAGCCCCCTGGAGACAgagttaaaaagaagaagaagaagaaaaagacaaaagtgacATCAGAAGATGGACAGGTAACATATTtactatatacactatatatttaattaatgcttcagaaTCAGAAGCTAAACTCACAGTATGCATAACTTGATCCCCTCTTTTTGAACTGACTGTGTGCATGTGCTTTACATTCAGGAGGCTGCAGCAGATGATAACATTGATTTATTGCTGGAAAACTTGGAGCAGTCTAACGGTCTGAGTTTGCAAAATGACAATTCTGGAGTGTCAGACAGAAGACCTGTGCTACATGTGGAGCACAGGTGAGGACTTGTTTGATCAAGACAACAAAAATGGCACACATTAGGATCATTTTTCATTAACCAAACCTGACCAGCATGGTGGCAGAAGCATTTATCTTTCTATATATATTTGTACACAAAAATGAGTTTTTTTAGCATACTGCATTAGttagaaaataataacaaaaaatatatccaattcattttatggctttaggattttttttaaaacagtggaCAGCTGAAATTCCTTGATTTAGTCAGTTTTAAGTtggtttgtttagtttttagcCTCAAACATAATTTCTGTGATTCTGAAATGCTGCCATGTGGTGGCGCTTGGctcacagaagaaaaacaaaacacaataagGCCATGGATTGTCGTATGGATTGTACAAcagtttattaataaaaaaagttaaaatggTTTAGAAAATGTTGCACAAGACAAATCACCAGTGTTGGTGGCAAAGCATCATTTGTTCCTTTCTGCATTAAAAGACTGTTACAGAACAAACACTTTTTTGTACCAGTAAGTCAGCTGGGTGGTTCCAAATAAATGTGCAAATTCTGCACTGTCAAATTATAATATTAAGATGATTAGCAGCCACTGAGACATTTCCACCCAACTGTATTTTTCCTGTGGCTTTCGTGAGAACCTTATTTGCTGCTTTCAACTCGCAAAAATACAGTTAATCATGTGAAACTCGTCTGTGCCCAAAGCAGTAAACAATTACACTGATGAcctggttttattttggttCTGTACTCTGACTGATATAAAGTCAGCTTTGAAATCGGGTGTGCTTCTGGTACGATCACTTCTTAATCTCAACACTGATATGGTGTGTTTCTCATGGTCCTCAGTTAAATTGTCTGCTGTATgatattgttttgaaatttaactTGGATTTAACTGGAATGCATTTCCTCTACCAGTTCAAAGTgaatttcattttctgtcttaAATCAGGAATCTCAACCCTGAGACGGAGCTGAAGAGATATTTTGGGGCTCGAGCTGTTCTGGGGGATCAAAGGTAATAgcaaaaccattttttttttaagtagtcaGTGCCACTTTTTTAAACAAGTAAATGTATTATATCATCTATAGTTTAAAATATAAtcttgcacttttttttgttaggcctcgacagagaaacagacagttTCACCGTAGCACTTGGATGACCAGTCCAAAGGACAGCTGGCCTCGCTTCAGCCGCCCAGGTATACTTTTATATATTAATTAATCATAAGGAATTTTATGTGGCGTGATTTGCTGATAATTTCAGTAATACTTTTAATGATGCTGATCAAAGGTTGACTTTGTCTGTTGCACCCTGCTGTTTGAAACTAAAACATGAAAAGTTTTGTGATTACCTAATGGTTATTTTGGGATACGATTCAAATGCCAAAACACCCACAAGAACGCTACTGATGACACTCAGTGTATTGGCAGCTTTCTGTGTAAATAAATGGTTAGTTAGATTAGTGCACATGTATTTTTCAGTTGTCCCAGGATGAGGACAGTTTTGCCAGTTAAGCTCTTATATGACACAGCAAAAGCAGAAgacacacaaaagcacacatCGCTGCGGTAAATTAGTTTCTACAGCAATTTATATCAGTCAAAAGCTCCTGATCTATTCTCTTTTAACTATACATAATTCAAGCTGACAGGCACATAATGGTGTTAAGATCTTTTCATGCTACTTTATCTTGTAGTTTGAAGGAATTACATTGAGGGTAAAAGTTCTAAACTGTGCTAGTTATAATAGATATTTAGGTGTAACATGTAGTGAATGTTATTTGATACTCCCATCGTAAGACCACCTCATTGTGAACACACTGAAAGTCATCGTTGATGGATTATTTAATTGTTCAGTTTCGATTCTCACTTTGTTTGAATCACATTTTTCTCATCTAACGTAAAAATCTTTcttaatatattaaaaaaatttttttcaatatttatcAGTTGTTTATCAGAGTGACTTGAGTTGTGCTTTTCTTTACGTGTTGCTTTGTTCCTTCTGCCTGACCTCTCCACAGGAATCTCAATGACCTTACTGGAGACAAAGGACGGCATTCATTACTTCACGTTTGAGCACAGTCGGGAATACCAACAAGTACAGTTCAAGTTCCTGGATGCCGTCGAGTCCATGGATCCCAACAACATTGTGGTAAATGAAATCCTTCAGTTGTGTCTGTAGACACCGACTAAGAAAGACTTACTCGGTGACTGTGTCAACCTAAATGTTGGCAACtaatttttactttaaaacatttaaacctaCACTCAAAAACTCTAaatattttaatcatttaatgAATATGGCTTTGTCCTAAATGCTGTTACTGTGATGACTCTGCCATTATGAGCTTTAAATGGAGCCAGGAAGCATTTAATCACAATGTGTCTGTACTAAtaattgtgtgtatgtgtgtatatatatatatatacacacatatatatatatatacacacatatatatatatatacacacatatatatatatatatatatatacacacatatatatatatata contains:
- the LOC134645738 gene encoding cytochrome b-245 light chain encodes the protein MGKIEWAMWANEQALASGLILLTGGIVGVAGQFRGWQFAAYAVAAGVFVCLLEYPRSKRAKGTSVERTGQYCFTVCVKAFGPLTRNYYVRAFLHAAICVPGGFMLATVLGCVCLGIASLIYLAAAIRGEHWEPILPRKETRKPVGESIKNPPQNPPPRPPPEMRRKQAGDLEKSAYDNPMSVTDDE